Proteins encoded together in one Deinococcus ruber window:
- a CDS encoding [LysW]-lysine hydrolase produces MNNADLRQQARELIVRATSIPSLSGQEREVATYLSGWMSAHGFTASIDAAGNAVGERGSGPKTVVLLGHIDTVPGEIPVRVDENDVLHGRGSVDAKGSFCTFVAAVAGLDDATVARARFVCIGATEEEAPSSRGAHHAAHTYQPDAVLIGEPSGWEGLTLGYKGRLVLHASVTKDNFHTAGEGTSAGDDLTESWFRVRAWAQEQSGEGIFGAVQATVQSIESGTDGLTQTARGVFGLRLPPHVSPQQARAELSERLYGLATLDFRGDEVAVRHPRDSVLARVLRVAIRQAGGTPVFKLKTGTSDMNVVAPHWNVPTLAYGPGDSRLDHTPEERLSLSEYDQAVAVLQDALTRLALSLEGTS; encoded by the coding sequence GTGAATAACGCCGATCTGCGGCAGCAGGCCCGGGAACTGATCGTGCGTGCCACCTCGATTCCCTCGCTGTCAGGACAGGAACGCGAGGTGGCGACGTACCTGAGCGGCTGGATGAGCGCCCACGGCTTCACCGCCTCCATCGACGCCGCCGGAAACGCGGTAGGCGAGCGCGGCAGCGGCCCGAAGACGGTGGTGCTGTTGGGTCATATCGACACGGTGCCGGGTGAAATTCCGGTACGGGTCGACGAAAACGACGTGCTGCACGGGCGCGGCAGCGTAGACGCCAAGGGCAGTTTCTGTACCTTCGTGGCAGCGGTGGCGGGCCTGGACGACGCCACGGTTGCACGCGCCCGCTTCGTGTGCATCGGGGCCACCGAGGAAGAAGCGCCCAGCAGCCGGGGCGCACACCACGCCGCCCACACCTATCAGCCCGACGCGGTGCTGATCGGAGAACCGAGCGGCTGGGAAGGACTGACGCTCGGGTACAAGGGGCGGCTGGTGCTGCATGCCAGCGTGACCAAAGACAACTTCCATACGGCGGGTGAGGGCACCAGTGCCGGAGACGACCTGACCGAAAGCTGGTTCCGGGTGCGGGCCTGGGCGCAGGAACAGAGCGGGGAGGGGATTTTCGGGGCGGTGCAGGCCACCGTGCAGAGCATCGAGAGCGGCACCGATGGTCTGACCCAGACGGCACGCGGCGTCTTCGGCCTGAGATTGCCGCCGCACGTCTCGCCCCAGCAGGCCCGCGCCGAGCTGAGCGAGCGGCTATACGGCCTGGCGACGCTCGACTTCAGGGGCGACGAGGTGGCCGTGCGGCATCCGCGTGACAGCGTACTGGCGCGGGTGCTGCGAGTCGCCATCCGGCAGGCGGGCGGCACTCCGGTGTTCAAGCTCAAGACCGGCACCAGCGATATGAACGTGGTGGCCCCGCACTGGAACGTGCCCACGCTGGCATATGGGCCGGGCGACAGCAGGCTCGACCACACCCCCGAAGAGCGCCTGAGCCTGTCTGAATACGATCAGGCCGTGGCTGTCCTTCAGGACGCCCTGACCCGGCTGGCACTCAGTCTGGAAGGCACGTCGTGA